One Bacillus amyloliquefaciens DSM 7 = ATCC 23350 DNA window includes the following coding sequences:
- a CDS encoding BglG family transcription antiterminator, protein MKYMNSRQKKILYLLLSEPDDYLVVQDFADRVRCSEKTIRNDLKTIEDFLNEHAQAQLIRKPGLGVYLHISEQERSRLSRHIYNEHFTCRHKTDEERILHIAYDLLMNSKPVSAKEIAAQHFVNRASIKKDISAVEEWLKRFDLILVSKQRLGLKIEGDEKNKRKALARISDLIDNAEFTSQFIKSKFLSHEADFVRKEIKLLQKNHSIYFTDETFESLLLHTLLTIRRIKMKQPVAISARQLEAVKKKKEYEWTLACLKRLEPVFAIRFPEEEAVYLTLHIIGGKVRYPLQQEKKLDLEDSELSKVVRHLINRVSELKMLDFHKDQELINGLNIHLDPVLKRLSYDLSVSNPMLHDIKKMYPYLFHLIIDVLEDINQTFDLYIPEEEAAYLTLHFQAAIERLRRSSHNPKRTIIVCHMGIGMSQLLRTKIERKFHHITIKDCIAKAELTEYIKKHKDIDFVISTIELGNVTIPHIVVSPLLEPADEKKLSAFMQQLDTSYRREQKTFKMLNDTTPFLVFLQQETEHRYQVIEQLAQALYEKGYVEKEYGIHAVMREKMSATNIGAGIAIPHANSKYIKQSAIAIATLKEPIEWGTEKVSLVFMLAVKHEDQNKVKQLFSELSYLSEQPAFIQKLTEEKNVMTFLSYLNY, encoded by the coding sequence ATGAAATACATGAATTCAAGACAGAAAAAGATTTTGTATCTGTTGTTATCTGAACCTGATGACTACTTAGTTGTGCAAGATTTCGCAGACAGGGTCCGCTGTTCTGAAAAAACGATCAGGAATGATTTGAAAACGATTGAAGATTTCCTGAATGAACATGCTCAAGCTCAGCTGATCCGCAAACCGGGATTAGGCGTCTATTTACATATATCTGAACAGGAAAGGTCACGGTTAAGCCGGCACATTTATAATGAGCACTTTACATGCAGGCACAAGACCGATGAAGAAAGAATACTTCACATCGCTTATGATTTATTAATGAATTCAAAGCCCGTTTCCGCAAAAGAAATTGCCGCACAGCATTTTGTAAACAGAGCTTCCATTAAAAAGGATATTAGTGCGGTTGAAGAGTGGCTGAAGCGATTTGACCTCATACTGGTTTCTAAACAGCGGCTCGGCTTAAAGATTGAAGGGGACGAAAAAAACAAAAGAAAAGCATTGGCGCGAATTTCAGATTTGATTGATAATGCGGAGTTTACAAGCCAATTTATAAAAAGTAAGTTTTTAAGTCATGAAGCGGACTTTGTGAGAAAAGAAATCAAGTTATTACAAAAAAACCATTCTATCTATTTTACGGATGAAACATTTGAAAGTTTGCTGCTGCATACATTGCTGACCATCCGCCGTATCAAAATGAAACAGCCGGTCGCCATCTCTGCAAGACAGCTGGAGGCGGTAAAAAAGAAGAAAGAATATGAATGGACACTGGCTTGTTTAAAACGGCTTGAGCCGGTATTTGCCATCCGGTTTCCCGAGGAAGAAGCCGTCTATTTAACTTTACATATAATAGGCGGGAAAGTCCGCTATCCATTGCAGCAAGAAAAGAAGCTTGATCTTGAAGATTCTGAGCTTTCCAAAGTCGTCAGGCATTTGATCAATCGTGTTTCAGAACTGAAAATGCTGGATTTTCACAAAGACCAGGAATTGATCAACGGATTGAACATTCATCTCGATCCGGTGTTGAAGCGGCTGAGCTATGATCTCTCTGTTTCAAACCCCATGCTCCACGATATCAAAAAAATGTACCCTTATTTGTTTCATCTTATCATTGACGTTTTAGAAGACATCAATCAAACATTTGATCTTTATATTCCTGAAGAAGAGGCGGCCTATTTGACGCTGCATTTTCAGGCAGCGATCGAACGGCTGCGCCGAAGCAGTCATAACCCTAAAAGGACGATCATCGTCTGCCATATGGGCATTGGCATGTCGCAATTGCTGCGGACTAAAATTGAACGCAAATTTCATCACATTACGATAAAAGACTGTATCGCAAAAGCGGAGCTGACAGAGTATATCAAAAAGCATAAAGATATAGATTTCGTCATTTCTACGATAGAGCTTGGAAATGTAACGATCCCTCATATCGTCGTATCACCGCTTTTGGAGCCTGCTGATGAAAAGAAGCTCAGCGCATTTATGCAACAGCTTGATACATCATACCGCCGGGAGCAAAAAACGTTTAAAATGCTGAATGATACGACTCCGTTTCTCGTTTTTTTACAGCAAGAGACAGAGCACCGTTATCAGGTCATTGAACAGCTGGCGCAGGCTTTGTATGAAAAAGGCTATGTAGAAAAAGAGTATGGCATTCATGCAGTAATGAGAGAAAAAATGTCGGCGACAAATATCGGGGCGGGTATTGCCATCCCTCACGCGAACTCTAAATATATCAAACAATCAGCCATTGCAATCGCCACCTTAAAAGAGCCCATTGAGTGGGGGACGGAAAAGGTGTCGCTTGTATTTATGCTTGCCGTCAAACACGAAGATCAAAACAAGGTAAAGCAATTATTCAGTGAGCTTTCCTATCTTAGTGAGCAGCCGGCATTTATTCAAAAACTGACGGAAGAAAAAAATGTGATGACGTTTTTATCGTATTTAAACTATTAA
- a CDS encoding MBL fold metallo-hydrolase — protein sequence MKKRYENLNGVKNEHGFMDMWKWMKERREKSKDLSENIPKAVTRDVRDVAVNRTETAITWIGHSSFLIQIQGLNIMTDPVWARRMGFQKRLTEPGYELSELPDIDAVLISHGHYDHLDFPSIKKLRGNPDFYVAAGLKKLFIKKGRKKVHEMNWWDRFEMRGVNISFVPAQHWTRRTLWDTDTSHWGGWVIESENGESIYFAGDTGYFEGFKEIGERFRIKAALMPIGAYEPEWFMKVSHINPEDAVKAFLELKADSFIPMHYGAFRLADDTGPEALSRLHSEWDRRALPPENLKALALGETFWL from the coding sequence ATGAAAAAAAGATATGAAAACTTGAATGGCGTGAAGAATGAACATGGATTCATGGACATGTGGAAATGGATGAAAGAACGAAGAGAAAAAAGTAAAGATTTAAGCGAGAATATTCCGAAAGCGGTCACAAGGGATGTCCGTGATGTTGCCGTCAATCGGACGGAAACCGCCATAACATGGATCGGCCATTCTTCATTTCTGATCCAAATACAGGGGCTTAACATAATGACCGACCCTGTATGGGCGCGGAGGATGGGTTTTCAAAAACGGCTGACAGAGCCGGGATATGAATTGAGCGAACTGCCTGACATTGATGCCGTGCTCATCTCACATGGGCATTATGACCATCTTGATTTTCCGAGTATAAAAAAACTGAGAGGAAACCCGGATTTTTACGTGGCTGCGGGACTGAAAAAGCTGTTCATCAAAAAAGGCCGCAAAAAGGTTCATGAAATGAATTGGTGGGATCGTTTTGAGATGCGGGGGGTGAATATATCATTTGTTCCGGCCCAGCACTGGACACGGAGAACGCTTTGGGATACCGATACCTCTCATTGGGGAGGCTGGGTCATAGAAAGCGAAAACGGCGAGTCCATCTATTTTGCAGGAGATACAGGCTATTTTGAAGGCTTTAAAGAAATCGGAGAGAGGTTTCGTATTAAGGCGGCCCTGATGCCGATCGGAGCATACGAACCCGAATGGTTTATGAAAGTGTCACATATCAATCCGGAAGACGCCGTGAAAGCGTTTTTGGAGCTGAAGGCTGACAGCTTCATTCCCATGCATTACGGGGCATTCCGGCTTGCTGATGATACAGGCCCGGAAGCATTAAGCAGACTGCACAGCGAGTGGGACCGGCGTGCATTACCTCCTGAAAACCTGAAAGCATTAGCGCTTGGCGAAACATTTTGGCTGTAA
- the ybaK gene encoding Cys-tRNA(Pro) deacylase: MAKKTVKTNAVRIIEQQNIPYELLGYKTEGGQPADGLSVSQKIGYSAEYVYKTLVASAGTDRYYVFVVPVAKELNLKKAAKAAGEKKIEMIAMKDLLGVTGYIRGGCSPIGMKKRFPTFIDRSAETLGFMIVSAGKIGMQLKVAPQDLAEASGAVFTDIV, translated from the coding sequence ATGGCGAAAAAAACAGTGAAAACAAATGCTGTTCGTATCATTGAGCAGCAAAACATTCCCTATGAGCTATTAGGTTACAAAACAGAAGGGGGACAGCCCGCAGACGGTCTTTCCGTTTCACAAAAAATCGGATACTCTGCCGAATATGTTTATAAAACCTTAGTGGCATCTGCAGGAACTGATCGTTATTACGTCTTTGTCGTTCCCGTTGCAAAAGAACTGAATCTGAAAAAGGCTGCGAAGGCGGCAGGTGAGAAGAAAATAGAAATGATTGCCATGAAGGACCTTTTGGGAGTGACCGGCTATATACGCGGCGGCTGCTCTCCGATCGGAATGAAAAAAAGGTTTCCGACTTTTATTGATAGATCCGCTGAAACACTGGGGTTTATGATTGTCAGTGCGGGGAAAATCGGAATGCAGCTTAAAGTAGCGCCTCAAGATTTAGCCGAAGCAAGCGGGGCGGTATTTACAGACATTGTATAA
- a CDS encoding LysR family transcriptional regulator produces MELHQIDNFIAAATHQHFTNAAKERMISQPALSRSIIRLEEELGAPLFYRETKAVRLTRHGEQFLIKAKQARRALNEGVEQVKKNMSLEHGEISVSFLHTLGLRLMPQLIAEFKKLYPNVTFRLYQGANETLRKMVETGDADICLSSPPLPSELLQWTVLEKEPLYAVLPENHPLAGNKSIQMKEMQDEDFVGFKPGYGLRYMFDLMCRDLNIHPHLAFEGEEVSTILGLTAAGLGAAVLPKTAEHSYFPVVFLPVADYQCERTIALAQLKNHALSPAAERFKQFALDYYKARN; encoded by the coding sequence ATGGAGCTTCATCAAATTGACAACTTCATTGCGGCGGCAACTCATCAGCATTTCACAAATGCGGCAAAAGAAAGAATGATTTCTCAGCCGGCATTAAGCCGATCGATTATCAGGCTCGAAGAAGAATTAGGCGCGCCGTTATTTTACAGAGAGACAAAAGCCGTCCGGCTGACAAGGCACGGAGAGCAGTTCTTAATAAAAGCAAAACAAGCGAGACGAGCTTTAAATGAAGGCGTTGAACAAGTGAAAAAAAATATGAGCCTGGAGCACGGCGAAATATCTGTATCTTTTCTTCATACGCTCGGGCTGCGCTTGATGCCTCAGCTGATTGCCGAATTTAAAAAGCTATACCCAAACGTCACCTTCCGGCTTTATCAAGGCGCAAATGAAACGCTTCGCAAAATGGTGGAAACGGGAGATGCGGATATCTGTCTCAGCTCCCCGCCGCTTCCCAGCGAGCTTTTACAATGGACAGTGCTGGAGAAAGAGCCTCTTTATGCGGTGCTTCCTGAGAACCACCCGCTTGCAGGAAATAAAAGCATTCAAATGAAAGAGATGCAGGACGAGGATTTTGTCGGATTTAAACCGGGATACGGGCTGAGGTATATGTTTGATCTGATGTGCCGGGATTTGAATATACACCCGCATCTCGCATTTGAAGGAGAGGAAGTGTCAACCATATTAGGGCTGACCGCCGCGGGTCTGGGGGCTGCAGTGCTGCCGAAAACCGCGGAGCATTCATACTTTCCGGTCGTTTTTCTCCCGGTTGCAGATTACCAATGCGAACGCACCATAGCGTTAGCCCAGTTAAAAAACCATGCTCTCTCTCCCGCTGCTGAGCGTTTTAAACAGTTTGCACTTGATTATTACAAAGCACGCAACTGA
- a CDS encoding MFS transporter produces the protein MTFIQPHTKAYRKASLALFISGFVTFATLYTTQPLMPLFSEEFHISAAAASLTLSISTAVLAFSLLAAASLSDGFGRKKLMVLSLTATSVLGLLTAFSPAFPALLAMRGLLGIFLAGIPAVAMTYVGEEFDPKGLGKMMGLYISGTSIGGMSGRLLTGLLTDVFGWRPALAIIGILSIVLSYLFWRFLPAPRHSSQRHAGVKAACKEYGAVLHRKRLLLLISLGFILMGSFVTLYNYIGFHLMAAPYHLSQTVIGFIFIVYLAGTFSSVYMGKKADLFGSAKMIKIAIFVMLAGAAVTLLPQLALKIAGIAVFTFGFFGAHSIASAWVGRAAGDQRAQASSLYLLAYYIGSSVAGSCGGFFWTHFHWIGIISFISVLLLLSYPVLFLAEFRKKGHSRLHVNQ, from the coding sequence ATGACGTTTATTCAGCCTCATACAAAGGCTTACAGAAAGGCCAGCTTGGCTCTGTTTATCAGCGGCTTTGTGACATTTGCCACGCTTTACACGACACAGCCGCTTATGCCTTTGTTTTCGGAAGAGTTTCATATTTCCGCTGCGGCTGCCAGCTTAACTTTATCCATCTCAACAGCCGTTTTGGCATTTTCATTATTGGCCGCCGCTTCGTTGTCTGACGGATTCGGCAGAAAAAAATTAATGGTGCTGTCGTTAACAGCTACTTCTGTTTTAGGTCTATTAACAGCGTTCAGTCCGGCTTTTCCGGCGCTTTTGGCGATGAGGGGGCTGCTCGGTATTTTTCTGGCAGGCATTCCTGCTGTCGCTATGACATATGTAGGCGAGGAGTTTGATCCGAAGGGCCTCGGGAAAATGATGGGCCTGTATATCAGCGGCACAAGCATCGGGGGAATGAGCGGCAGGCTGTTAACGGGGCTTCTGACTGATGTATTCGGCTGGCGGCCGGCGCTTGCCATTATCGGCATTCTTTCTATTGTATTAAGCTATTTGTTTTGGCGTTTTCTTCCGGCTCCGCGCCATTCATCTCAGCGGCATGCGGGCGTAAAAGCGGCATGTAAGGAATACGGAGCGGTTCTACACCGCAAACGTCTGCTTTTGTTAATATCTCTGGGATTTATATTAATGGGGAGTTTTGTGACATTGTATAATTATATCGGCTTTCATTTAATGGCGGCTCCTTATCATTTGTCACAGACTGTGATCGGTTTTATTTTTATTGTCTATCTCGCGGGAACGTTCAGCTCTGTCTATATGGGAAAAAAAGCGGACCTTTTCGGAAGTGCAAAAATGATTAAGATTGCGATTTTTGTTATGCTGGCCGGTGCAGCGGTGACACTTTTGCCCCAGCTTGCCCTTAAAATCGCGGGGATTGCCGTCTTTACCTTCGGCTTTTTCGGCGCACATTCGATCGCAAGCGCCTGGGTCGGCCGCGCAGCCGGTGATCAGCGCGCGCAAGCCTCTTCATTATATCTGCTTGCATACTATATCGGGTCAAGCGTGGCCGGGTCTTGCGGCGGTTTCTTTTGGACGCATTTTCATTGGATCGGTATCATTTCATTTATTTCGGTTTTGCTATTGCTGTCTTATCCGGTTTTATTTCTGGCGGAATTCAGAAAAAAGGGACATAGCCGCCTGCATGTAAATCAATAA
- a CDS encoding bifunctional cytochrome P450/NADPH--P450 reductase — protein sequence MKQLSAIPQPKTYGPLKNLPHLEKEKLSQSLWKIAEEYGPIFRFEFPSSVGVFVSGRELAAEVCDEKRFDKNLSKALLKVREFGGDGLFTSWTHEKNWQKAHRILLPSFSQKAMKGYHSMMLDIAMQLVQKWSRLNPNEEIDVAEDMTRLTLDTIGLCGFHYRFNSFYRDTQHPFITSMLRALQEAMRQSQRHSLQDKLMIKTRHQFQQDIEVMNELVDRIIAERRENPDENLSDLLALMLEAKDPVTGERLDDENIRYQIITFLIAGHETTSGLLSFAIYCLLKNKDKLKKAIQEAERVLTGETPEYKQIQQLTYIRMVLNETLRLYPTAPAFSLYAKEDTVLGGKYPIAKGQPVTILTPQLHRDKSAWGEDAELFRPERFSDPAAIPADAYKPFGNGQRACIGMQFALQEATMVLGLVLKHFELIDHTDYELTIKEALTIKPGDFKIRVKNKDVSNQQSAQVHKAEGGGHKEETKEIPSHGTPLLILYGSNLGTAEGIAEELADIGRSKGFSSETGPLDDYAGKLPVKGAVVIVTASYNGAPPDNAAGFVKWMETLEDQELKGVSYAVFGCGDRNWAATYQRIPRLIDKVLEEKGAKRLTSIGEGDNADDFEYSQEAWEDSFWKDIMKAFHIEAAPKQTNKSQLSIEYVSEAAETPIAKTYKAFEAEVTTNKELHTESSKRSVRHIELRLPETETYQEGDHLGVLPQNSGELISRVIRRFGLDPNQHFKIKGRQLPHLPMDRPVNAPELLASYVELQEPATRAQLRELAAHTVCPPHQKELEHLYSDYAAYKENVLKKRMTMLDLLEDYPACELPFERFLELLPSLKARYYSISSSPKANKRELSITVGVVTAPAWSGRGEYRGVASNYLAGLQNGDSAVCFIRSPQSGFALPENTKTPLIMIGAGTGIAPFRGFIQARAAEKMSGNSLGEAHLYFGCRHPEEDDLYKDEFDHAEKNGLVTVHRAYSRLDQDCKVYVQDVLLREAAQIIALLDQGGHLYICGDGSKMAPAVENVLLQAYEKVHNTDSKVSLNWLEQLQAEGRYAKDVWAGV from the coding sequence ATGAAACAGCTAAGCGCTATACCGCAGCCGAAAACATACGGACCTCTGAAAAATCTCCCTCACTTGGAAAAAGAAAAACTGTCACAATCGCTCTGGAAAATTGCCGAAGAATACGGCCCGATCTTTCGTTTTGAATTTCCGAGCTCTGTCGGGGTCTTCGTCTCAGGCCGCGAGCTCGCGGCAGAAGTCTGTGATGAAAAGCGATTTGATAAAAACCTCAGCAAAGCCTTGCTGAAAGTCCGTGAGTTTGGCGGTGACGGACTATTTACGAGCTGGACTCACGAAAAGAATTGGCAGAAAGCGCATCGGATTTTATTGCCGAGCTTCAGCCAGAAGGCGATGAAAGGCTATCATTCAATGATGCTTGATATTGCCATGCAGCTCGTGCAGAAGTGGAGCAGGTTAAATCCGAATGAAGAAATTGACGTCGCTGAAGATATGACGCGCCTGACGCTGGATACAATCGGCCTGTGCGGATTTCATTACCGCTTTAACAGCTTTTACCGCGACACACAGCATCCTTTTATCACAAGTATGCTTCGTGCGCTGCAGGAGGCAATGCGCCAATCACAGAGACACAGCCTGCAGGACAAGCTGATGATCAAAACGAGACATCAGTTCCAGCAGGATATTGAAGTGATGAATGAACTCGTAGACCGGATTATTGCTGAGCGGAGGGAAAATCCGGATGAGAATCTGTCTGACCTTTTAGCATTGATGCTTGAAGCGAAAGATCCTGTAACGGGTGAAAGGCTGGATGATGAAAATATCCGCTATCAAATCATTACCTTTTTGATCGCGGGGCATGAAACCACAAGCGGGCTGCTTTCATTCGCGATTTACTGCCTGCTGAAAAATAAAGATAAATTGAAAAAAGCCATTCAGGAAGCCGAGCGGGTGCTGACGGGAGAGACACCTGAATATAAGCAGATTCAGCAGCTGACATATATCCGCATGGTGCTGAACGAGACTTTACGGCTGTATCCGACTGCCCCGGCATTTTCCCTGTACGCGAAAGAAGATACGGTTCTCGGCGGGAAATATCCGATTGCGAAGGGACAGCCGGTGACGATTCTGACTCCGCAGCTTCACCGGGATAAAAGCGCGTGGGGAGAAGATGCCGAGCTATTCCGTCCGGAAAGGTTCAGCGATCCCGCGGCAATTCCGGCTGATGCGTATAAGCCGTTCGGAAACGGACAGCGCGCATGCATCGGGATGCAGTTTGCCCTGCAGGAAGCGACAATGGTGCTCGGCCTTGTCCTTAAACACTTTGAACTGATTGATCATACTGATTATGAGCTTACGATTAAAGAAGCTTTAACCATTAAGCCCGGTGATTTTAAAATCCGTGTGAAAAACAAGGATGTGTCTAATCAGCAGTCCGCACAAGTCCATAAAGCTGAAGGCGGCGGTCACAAAGAAGAAACGAAAGAAATCCCGTCCCACGGAACGCCGCTTCTCATTCTTTACGGATCAAATTTGGGAACTGCGGAAGGAATCGCGGAAGAGCTGGCTGATATCGGCAGAAGCAAAGGATTTTCAAGTGAAACCGGCCCGCTCGATGATTATGCCGGGAAACTGCCTGTAAAAGGCGCGGTCGTTATTGTGACGGCTTCTTATAACGGGGCGCCGCCTGATAATGCGGCGGGTTTTGTGAAATGGATGGAAACCCTTGAAGATCAGGAATTAAAGGGTGTTTCTTACGCCGTCTTCGGCTGCGGAGACCGCAATTGGGCCGCCACTTACCAGAGGATCCCCCGCCTGATAGACAAAGTGCTTGAAGAAAAAGGGGCAAAACGGCTGACCTCTATCGGAGAGGGCGACAATGCCGATGATTTTGAGTACAGTCAGGAAGCCTGGGAAGACTCATTCTGGAAGGACATCATGAAGGCTTTTCATATAGAGGCCGCTCCAAAACAGACAAACAAATCACAGTTATCAATCGAATACGTAAGTGAAGCAGCCGAGACGCCGATTGCCAAAACGTACAAAGCATTTGAGGCGGAAGTCACCACAAACAAAGAGCTTCATACCGAAAGCAGCAAGCGCTCAGTCCGGCATATTGAGCTGCGTCTCCCCGAAACAGAAACGTATCAGGAAGGAGATCATCTCGGGGTGCTTCCGCAAAACAGCGGGGAACTGATCAGCCGTGTCATTCGCCGATTCGGTCTTGATCCGAACCAGCACTTTAAGATCAAGGGCCGGCAGCTGCCTCATCTGCCGATGGACCGGCCGGTTAATGCGCCGGAGCTTTTGGCGTCCTATGTAGAGCTGCAGGAACCGGCAACGAGAGCCCAGCTTCGCGAACTTGCCGCCCATACCGTGTGCCCGCCGCACCAAAAAGAATTGGAGCATCTTTATTCTGACTATGCGGCATATAAAGAAAACGTGCTGAAAAAACGAATGACCATGCTGGACCTGCTGGAAGATTATCCGGCTTGTGAACTGCCGTTTGAGCGCTTTTTAGAACTTCTGCCGTCCTTAAAGGCGCGCTATTATTCAATCTCAAGCTCACCGAAGGCAAACAAAAGGGAGCTCAGTATCACGGTCGGCGTTGTGACGGCTCCGGCGTGGAGCGGCCGGGGAGAATACAGGGGCGTGGCTTCGAACTATTTAGCCGGATTACAAAATGGCGATTCTGCCGTCTGTTTCATCCGCTCGCCGCAGTCGGGTTTCGCATTGCCTGAAAATACGAAAACGCCTCTCATTATGATCGGAGCAGGCACCGGAATTGCACCGTTCAGGGGATTTATCCAGGCGCGGGCAGCAGAAAAAATGTCCGGTAACAGCCTGGGCGAAGCTCATTTATACTTCGGCTGCAGACATCCTGAAGAAGACGATCTGTACAAAGATGAATTCGACCATGCGGAGAAAAACGGCCTTGTCACCGTGCATCGGGCGTATTCCAGATTAGATCAGGACTGTAAAGTTTACGTACAGGATGTCCTGCTTCGCGAGGCTGCACAGATTATTGCGCTTCTTGACCAAGGCGGCCATCTCTATATATGCGGAGACGGAAGCAAAATGGCTCCGGCTGTCGAAAATGTACTGCTTCAGGCGTATGAAAAGGTGCATAACACTGATTCAAAAGTTTCCTTGAATTGGCTTGAACAGCTGCAGGCGGAAGGAAGATATGCGAAAGATGTTTGGGCAGGTGTGTAA
- a CDS encoding TetR/AcrR family transcriptional regulator has product MTASNKVELIMKASLTLFTDRGFDATTIPMIAAQADVGTGTIYRYFDSKETLVNVLYQESAQRFMKKVKTDFQGISVREGFHHLFYCLIDFTKESEYALFFLETNKDAYFLNETSRKLLDEITQMLDVFFQRGKSEGVLRNLPSNVLMALLLGAYLKLYQLIRTGSVEITKPFLKELEQCSWDAIRTH; this is encoded by the coding sequence ATGACAGCTTCAAACAAGGTTGAACTCATTATGAAAGCGTCGCTTACTTTGTTTACAGATAGAGGATTTGACGCCACGACGATTCCGATGATTGCCGCTCAGGCCGATGTCGGAACCGGCACAATCTACCGTTACTTTGACAGTAAAGAGACACTTGTGAACGTACTGTATCAGGAAAGTGCGCAGCGTTTTATGAAAAAAGTCAAAACGGACTTTCAGGGTATCTCTGTAAGAGAAGGGTTTCATCACCTGTTTTATTGTCTGATTGATTTTACGAAGGAAAGTGAGTATGCATTGTTTTTTCTTGAAACGAATAAGGACGCCTACTTTCTGAATGAAACGAGCCGTAAGCTTCTTGATGAAATAACACAGATGCTTGACGTCTTTTTTCAGCGCGGCAAGTCTGAAGGTGTGCTCCGCAATCTGCCGTCCAATGTGCTGATGGCGCTGCTGCTCGGGGCATATCTCAAACTCTATCAGCTTATTCGGACGGGAAGCGTCGAAATAACAAAACCGTTTCTGAAAGAATTGGAACAATGTTCTTGGGATGCCATCAGAACTCATTAA
- a CDS encoding class I SAM-dependent methyltransferase, with translation MLQHTSSALKRMRAKYFAASEPAESVIQQILMDIQEYDRILEIGTGNGSMFKQIIGQLEKGSLKSIETSKRKIRKTQRANRSVIKAGLGNIQQGRPESLPFRDRSFHKVFSLHTAETVSDYRTACKEVYRVLQIDGCFYMVLKPSRMSEKDVIQVLYDQHFRDISVVSRDSFHFITAIK, from the coding sequence ATGTTGCAACATACATCTTCAGCATTAAAACGAATGCGCGCGAAATACTTTGCTGCATCAGAACCGGCAGAGTCAGTCATTCAGCAAATCTTGATGGACATACAGGAATACGACCGCATTTTGGAAATCGGGACCGGAAACGGCTCAATGTTTAAACAAATCATCGGACAGCTTGAAAAGGGCAGTCTTAAAAGCATAGAAACATCGAAACGTAAAATACGGAAAACACAGCGCGCAAACCGTTCGGTTATAAAAGCCGGGCTCGGAAACATTCAGCAGGGGAGGCCTGAAAGCTTACCGTTCCGCGATCGCAGCTTTCATAAAGTTTTCTCATTACATACTGCTGAAACAGTCAGCGATTACAGGACAGCATGTAAAGAAGTGTACCGCGTTCTTCAAATTGACGGATGTTTCTATATGGTTTTGAAACCTTCGCGGATGAGTGAGAAGGATGTGATTCAGGTGCTCTATGATCAGCATTTCAGAGACATTTCAGTTGTCAGCAGAGATTCATTCCATTTTATTACTGCCATTAAATAG
- a CDS encoding YrzI family small protein has translation MTINLFFLTLTISKRFKSAEEYEREQQVEEFYNEAKERQLKHFYMN, from the coding sequence ATGACCATTAATCTTTTCTTTTTAACACTGACCATTTCAAAGCGTTTTAAAAGTGCGGAAGAGTATGAACGAGAACAGCAGGTCGAAGAGTTTTATAATGAAGCGAAAGAACGCCAGTTGAAACACTTTTATATGAACTGA
- a CDS encoding formate/nitrite transporter family protein, whose protein sequence is MAFRKPDEIAELAVESGVKKVQSPLSALIVLGFLGGAFIALGYLLDIRVIGDLPKEWGSLSSLIGASVFPIGLVLVVLAGAELITGNMMSVSMALFSRRISAGALVKNWVIVTLMNLVGALFVAYFFGHVVGLTETGPYLEKTIAVAQGKLDMPFGKVIVSAIGCNWLVCLAVWLSFGAEDGAGKIAGIWFPIMAFVAIGFQHVVANMFIIPAAIFAGSFSWGDLIGNLIPAFIGNVIGGAVFVGLIYFIAYSKKDQKKQGMKRVS, encoded by the coding sequence ATGGCTTTTCGTAAACCGGACGAAATAGCGGAGCTTGCGGTCGAATCAGGGGTAAAAAAGGTGCAGTCACCGCTTTCAGCACTGATTGTATTAGGATTTTTGGGAGGAGCGTTTATCGCACTCGGTTATTTGCTTGATATCCGTGTCATCGGCGACCTTCCGAAAGAATGGGGAAGCCTGTCGAGTTTAATCGGGGCGTCCGTGTTTCCCATCGGATTGGTGCTCGTCGTTCTTGCCGGCGCGGAGCTGATTACGGGAAATATGATGTCGGTATCCATGGCGCTGTTTTCCAGAAGAATATCCGCCGGTGCATTAGTGAAAAATTGGGTGATCGTGACGTTGATGAATCTTGTCGGCGCACTGTTTGTCGCTTACTTTTTCGGACATGTTGTCGGATTAACCGAAACAGGACCTTACTTGGAAAAAACGATTGCGGTCGCACAAGGCAAATTGGATATGCCGTTTGGAAAAGTCATTGTTTCGGCGATCGGCTGTAACTGGCTTGTCTGTTTGGCCGTCTGGCTTTCTTTCGGCGCAGAAGACGGAGCCGGAAAAATCGCGGGTATATGGTTTCCGATTATGGCGTTTGTCGCAATTGGTTTTCAGCACGTTGTAGCCAATATGTTTATCATCCCGGCTGCGATTTTTGCAGGCTCTTTTTCGTGGGGTGATCTGATTGGCAATCTCATTCCGGCCTTTATCGGGAATGTAATCGGCGGGGCAGTGTTTGTCGGCCTTATTTATTTTATTGCATATTCAAAAAAAGATCAGAAAAAGCAAGGGATGAAAAGAGTTTCCTGA